AAGGAGCCCTAAGCCTGGACTAGCTGCAGCCAGCCTCTCCCGGGCACCTCCACGCACAGCACAAGTgacagccatctgcagatcactgaAGCTCATACCAAGGGGCCCCGGGCAGGACATAGGCAGTGACtgaacctggcctgcaccccaaATCCCTcctaagaggccccagaaccagcaCCTGGTGGCCAGCTTCACACCACACCGGAGCGTCACCCAAGCACCTCAACAAATGACACACCCAAAGGACAGACTCGGCAGGCACCGAGGCCCTGCCAGAGTATCTCCTGGCCCGCAGCGTTAGCCCCTGCACAGCACTCCATTTGTAAGGATGGGTTGGTGCTGACTCACCTGTACTTTGCTGCCTCTGTGGCTCCTTGTGTCTGTCTGAAGTCTTGCTCTTCAGACGCATAATCTCAAAACTCCTGAGCGATCATTCACACAACACGTGAACTGAGCTTTGAGTTCCTGGGATAGGACTAGACAGGCTCATTTATATTTCTCACCTAGAATTTAAGTGAATGTTGTATTTATCATTTGACCACAAACATAACATCAACTCTGCTTTTACTCTCAGCCCTTGTTGAGCGTTTCTGTGACTCTGTTAAATCACTTTTCATAGGATGTCTGTCTACGACTTAAATGTCCTCCTGGACACACTTATATGTCTtatttcttttcccccttttaaaCTGAGAATAACAACAAAGGTAATATACCTTTAAACACCCTTCTTTTAAAATCTGCAGTTTAATGGTCAAAATCCCCTTTTGACCATTAAACTGCAGAGACTCAAATATCATCTGATGCCAAGCCATCTTGTTTTCCTGCAGCTAAATGTTctcaaggttttaaaaaattcattctgGACTTCTGAGTAATGGCACATTTTTAGAGGAGAATTGGCCTAATTTTCTGTAAGTTCTAAATTTCAATTCTGTTTTAAGGAAACACAAATCCATCCAATACTACAAGTTCTGCAGCAGGTGTTGAAGATCTTAACATCGTTCAGGTGACAATTCCAGGTATGGAAGTTTATCTGGCTTCATcataatttatattatactagaggccccatgcacgaaatttgtgcaagaataggccttccttcccctggctgctgtcaccggctttcctctggcacctgggacctgggctttcctcacagctccagattcatccagaaggtcgtccagaaggaagtccggtctaattagcatattatgcttttattatagactttttattttgttatattttaaacattttctgacATAAATTAGTCTCTTGgagttgtgttgttgttgttgtttccttaGTTCATCCTATTAATTATGGGATGACAATTCAGGAATATAGAATATGCTGCAAATCCCCACTCACTGAATATCTTGCCTGTATCAAACATCGTTAATCAAATAATTGTTCTCCCAGCCATGCCCTGGCATTAATGAGAAAATACACCTCAAAGCAGATAACTCCAAACACTAGCTACGATTGAATTGGATTTGGCCACAGAAGTGAAATTTTCTTTTGCTGCCCATCAAGTAATCTCCTTTTCTGAGTAAGTGTATGTAAAAGATATCTGGAAAGCTACAACAGAAGCTAATTGCATAGTTCCtccagagaaggaaactgagaacTGAGATGAGGATGGAAGAGAGACATTCACTATGTACTATTTTATATCTCTTGAATTTTGAACCATGTTGTtgctttatttattcaaaatatttatttaaatattctatttaaattttattaaatagaataaaaattttaagtattgaAAAATATTCCCTACTAATCTTAatacattttattccttttacaTGTCATATTGCTTTGGCTAGGATTTCTGTTATAATATTGAAGAgtagtggtgaaagtggacatccttgtctttcATAATATTGAAAATGTTCCTGAGAGTAATATGTAGTATGTTTATATGGAGCTATAGTTTGGAAAATATAACTTTGTAATGTAATGGCTTCCATTTACAAATTTCCAAGATGCTTAATTTTTGCCAAAACTAAACTGAATGATAAGCCACTTAAAGTGCTTTTTCATATGCTAACAAGCATTTCTTCTAACAGCTTTCTTGGGGGCAAATACATTATTAAtcctctgtttgtttgtttgtttgtttgtttgtttaattctttTAGATAATGAGAAGGAGAGGTTATCAAGCATGGAAAAGATAAAACAACTAAGAGAACAAGTTAATGACCTCTTTAGTCGAAAATTTGGTAAGTTTTTATATCGATacatatccaaaatttatatatttgaaatagttCTTTTTAATTGAATACTTTATCTGAGAAACTGATCTTTCTGTGAAGGAGCTATAATCAAAATGAATGTGTATTTTTACTGAAAAGCTTTTACATAGAAacactaattaaaataataataataataatagctatcttTGATTTACTGAGTTCTTATCATTGCTGAGCATTGTTTTTGATGCTGAACACGTGATTAAATATCTAATCTTCACAAAAACCTTTTTCAGTAGATACTATGATAATCCCTATTCGATGGATTGAGAAACTGAGTCTGCTATACTACCCACTGGCAATTTCAGAATCAGTAAGATTATTCTTACATCATAGTACTcctggaaattaaaataataatggctCATCACCATTGTTGTCACTTGATGTGAATGCTTTTTAAATCTTAACGATAAAGCATAGTTTGCATTAAGTAAATGATGAATGCAATTAATTTTGCTGTTTGTCTCATCACAGGGGAAGCCATTGGAGTGGATTTCCCCGTGAAAGTTCCTTACAGAAAGATCACATTCAACCCTGGCTGCGTGGTCATCGACGGCATGCCCCCCGGGGTGGTGTTCAAAGCCCCTGGCTACCTGGAAATCAGCTCCCTGAGGAGGATCTTGGATGCTGCAGAATTTATCAAATTCACAGTCATTAGGTAAGTGAGAGTTGCCCTCTCGGTCATGAGAACGCATCTGCAGACAGTAACTTGCCTGCAGTAGATGAGGGCGGGATAGGGACTTTTACCCCCAGAAGGTGGGCGATGGGTCCCTGCAGTCAACTGCTGTGCCCTGCTGCCTCTCAACTCATTTTATCATATTCTGCTTCTGTGAGCtgtgtgtccctgtccctgtttcttttgttactgttatttttaatcctcatccaaggatatattttccattggtctttagagagaatggaaggaggaaggaaggaagagacagagagagaaacattgatataagagagacacattgttgggttgcctcctgcacgcaccccgagcAGGGGCcgggcatcaaacctgcaaccccagtacatgcccttgaccgggaatggaacccacaaccctttggtacTCGGCCAGGGCCCTGTTCCTGTTTCTTGGTGATCATGGGCAGCTgtctcagttttatatctcactgCAGTAGCATAGAGCTGACACTCACAAAAGTTTGTCAAATAGAACTAAATAGACAGGAGAGAAAAAATGAACATTGTTGCATTCACCAATATCTCTTTCTCTTCAGACCACTTCCAGGCCTCGAGTTTAACAATGGTGAGTATTCGGGAGATGATATCATTCCAGTAGCCGCTGTGAAGCGGAAAGTGTCTTGGTGGGAACTGACCACGGGGTCCTTGCTTCTTGAACCTTAGCGCAAAGCATGCTGCTCTTTATAcgcattttctttttcctgcttgTTGCAAAGTCTCTTAATTCTGTTCCTTGAATTTTCTtagccaggctttttttttttttttaatcctcacacgaggatatttttccactgatttttagagagagtggaagagaaagggaaaaagagagaaacattgatgtgagagaaacacatctattggttgcctcctgcctgagccctgaccagggcccaggccaaggaggagcctgcaactgaggtatgtgcccttgaccagaatcgaacccgagacccttcagcctgcaggccgacactctatccactgagccaaaccagccagggccttaggCATTTTTTTCTCACACATGAGTTTGATGGACCTTGCTGCACAGCAGACTGTGTGTGATACGTGAGCCCTTTATGGTTGGGGCTCATATCATAATACAGTggtgccttgacttacgagtgtcccgactaacgagtttttcaagatacgagccgtctctcggccaattttttgctttgagttgcgagctaaaattcgggttacgagccagcttcagataccccaccgctagttggcgcagcgaacgtcacagtgaacgccacaacatcagcccagcatcacgtgtctcactcgttcactttaagcggttagctcttagttgaagcgtcagtgttgtgctcgcatttgtgcttgcagttattttgcaaaacttcggtttttcaaccatggatctgaagaaagtaagtgcgAAAGACAGTGCTGAGAGGAAGAAGCGGATgatgtgcattgaattaaagaaagaaattatcgcAAAACATGACCAAGGTGTGCGTGTAATCGACTTGGCGAAGCAGTACGAGCGCAGCACTTCTACGATCTGCACCATACTGAAGCAGAAGGAGTCGATACAGGCtacaactccagccaagggcattaaaataatttctaaacagcGGACATCTAcccatgaaaatatggagaagctgCTAATGGTGTGGTTAACGGAGAAGCAGCTCGCAGGAGAGACCGTGACGAAGGCTGTAATCTGCGAGAAGGCACGAGCTATTTACGCTGATTTGCTGCAGCAGACCCCAGGCACTTCAATGGACGAGGCGTCGGGCGAGCCGTTTAAAGCCAGTCGGGGCTGGttcgaaaattttaaaaagaggaccggCATTCACTCCGTTGTCAGACATGGTGAGGCAGCGAGCGCGGATATAAAGGCAGGTGAGGATCACCTCAAAACGTTTGCTGAAATTATAGCAGCAGAAGGATACATCCCCCAGCAAGTCTTCAACTGTGACGAGACAGGACTCTTCTGGAAGAGGATGCCAAGGAGAACTTATATAACGGCAGAAGAGAAGAGGCTGCCAGGCCACCAACCCATGAAGGATAGGCTAACCCTCGCACTGTGTGCCAATGCAAGCGGCGACTGCAAGATTAAGCCGCTGCTTGTTTATCATTCGGAAAACCCCAGAGCCTTTAAGTCACATAAGATTCTGAAAGAAAAACTGCAGGTCATGTGGAGGGCAAACCCGAGGGCGTGGGTCACCAGGCAGATCTTTGTGGAGTGGGTGAATTTGGTCTTTGGTCCTGGCGTTAAGAAATATCTCCAGGAAAATAACCTACCCCTGCAAGCTCTTCTTGTCCTGGACAATGCACCTGCCCACCCACCTAACCTTGAAGATGACATCCTCGAAGAGTTCAAGTTTATAAAGGTGCTCTACCTTCCACCTAACATCACCCCTATCCTGCAGCCAATGGAACAGCAGGTGGTTTCTAATTTCAAGAAGCTCTTCACCAAGCACCTGTTCCGCCACTGCTTTGAGGTGACGGAGAGCACAAACCTCACCCTTCGAGAGTTCTGGAAGGACCACTATAACATCGTGACATGCCTCAGAATTATCGATATGGCCTGGCAGGGTGTTACAAAGAGGACCTTGACTTGTGCGTGGAGGAAGCTGTGGCCTGAGGTAGTGTCTGAAACGGATTTCGAAAGACTCGAACCCGAAGCGGCAGTGGTGGAGGAGATTGTATCCCTCGGCAAGTCCATGGGCCTGGACGTGGATGAAGGTGACATCAACGAGCTCATGGAGGAGCACTCCGAGGAACTGACGACACAGGAGCTAAAGGAGCTACTGACGCAGCAGCACACGGAGGTTTTGCAGGAAATAGAtgacacggaggaggaggaggaggttatctCTGTAAGTGAGATAAAGGAGATGTTGGGAGtgtgggagaaactttcagactttattcaaaagaaacacctagaaaaaattgcaactgggcgtgcgatggagctatttaatgacacttgcctaactcatttcagaaatattctgaaagggaggatgaaacAGATCTCATTGGACAGATTTTTATCGAAAACTGTAGATGAAAGAGATGAAAGCGTGgcgaaaagggcaaaaatcagcaaataagattcagttattcaatcattcagttcagcctttctcctccaactccatcagcatctttaagttgtttgatctccaaggtaaatgctgtacattaaacttaataaaacaagtttattgcactacattctattgttcagtattgtgtttttatacaatattcgttatttttaaatacatttttcttatttaaaaacatttatcaaAACAATTGCGGTGTTTTTTGGGTGTCCGGAacggattaatggcatttcaattcattgtaatggtgaaaattgatttgacatacgagtaatttgagttacgagctccgtcacggaacaaattaaactcgtaagtcaaggcaccACTGTACTGAACTAGTCCATCTCAGTTGGTAGACAGTGATTCCtggccaccccagccccactccctgggGCCCCTACCCCCCAACTCCCACAGTTCAGAACTAAAAGTGGTACCACCTGGCACAGCAGTGCTCCCAGAACCCTCCAAGCCCCCCTACCAGTGCTGAAAGTGACATCTGTTCTGACTGAGCAATGCCCCAGGCACTCTGctggttaaatatttttaatgtctccCCTAGAGTCTTACAAGCAAGCTACTATCCTACAGGGTGAGTGAGGCAGAAGGTGTAGAGATGTTCTCAAGAGCTTGAATCCCTAGGGAACCTCCTCACTTAAAGTATTCTTTTGAAGTGCTCAATTATTAGTCCTAAACTCATCTGGTTGCTAAATGATTTTTACATTTGTAATAGCTGTATCGAGGCACAA
This is a stretch of genomic DNA from Myotis daubentonii chromosome 4, mMyoDau2.1, whole genome shotgun sequence. It encodes these proteins:
- the LOC132233170 gene encoding general transcription factor II-I repeat domain-containing protein 2B isoform X4; amino-acid sequence: MAQVAVSSLPMENEASSESRMEVTFLMSALESLCKELAKSRVEVACIAMYEAEVFVVGTEKGRAFASARMDLQMDFAKYCAAEGLPETKPLSPGKGMQLNSGETEILRKAVADYFCLCYGKALGTTAMVPVPYEKMLRDQSAVGVEGLPEGVAFQHPENYDLETLKWILEYKAGISFTINRPFLGPADPQGGPGVLTDAERAMSLASESGGPIHVKMEPMEDSGISLKAAAASVKKESEDPNYYQYNMQESHRSSAINEVIEMQLPMEGNTNPSNTTSSAAGVEDLNIVQVTIPDNEKERLSSMEKIKQLREQVNDLFSRKFGEAIGVDFPVKVPYRKITFNPGCVVIDGMPPGVVFKAPGYLEISSLRRILDAAEFIKFTVIRPLPGLEFNNVILQNFGFSTMDLKKVSAKDSAERKKRMMCIELKKEIIAKHDQGVRVIDLAKQYERSTSTICTILKQKESIQATTPAKGIKIISKQRTSTHENMEKLLMVWLTEKQLAGETVTKAVICEKARAIYADLLQQTPGTSMDEASGEPFKASRGWFENFKKRTGIHSVVRHGEAASADIKAGDINELMEEHSEELTTQELKELLTQQHTEVLQEIDDTEEEEEVISVSEIKEMLGVWEKLSDFIQKKHLEKIATGRAMELFNDTCLTHFRNILKGRMKQISLDRFLSKTVDERDESVAKRAKISK
- the LOC132233170 gene encoding tigger transposable element-derived protein 1 isoform X3 — protein: MSLASESGGPIHVKMEPMEDSGISLKAAAASVKKESEDPNYYQYNMQESHRSSAINEVIEMQLPMEGNTNPSNTTSSAAGVEDLNIVQVTIPDNEKERLSSMEKIKQLREQVNDLFSRKFGEAIGVDFPVKVPYRKITFNPGCVVIDGMPPGVVFKAPGYLEISSLRRILDAAEFIKFTVIRPLPGLEFNNVILQNFGFSTMDLKKVSAKDSAERKKRMMCIELKKEIIAKHDQGVRVIDLAKQYERSTSTICTILKQKESIQATTPAKGIKIISKQRTSTHENMEKLLMVWLTEKQLAGETVTKAVICEKARAIYADLLQQTPGTSMDEASGEPFKASRGWFENFKKRTGIHSVVRHGEAASADIKAGEDHLKTFAEIIAAEGYIPQQVFNCDETGLFWKRMPRRTYITAEEKRLPGHQPMKDRLTLALCANASGDCKIKPLLVYHSENPRAFKSHKILKEKLQVMWRANPRAWVTRQIFVEWVNLVFGPGVKKYLQENNLPLQALLVLDNAPAHPPNLEDDILEEFKFIKVLYLPPNITPILQPMEQQVVSNFKKLFTKHLFRHCFEVTESTNLTLREFWKDHYNIVTCLRIIDMAWQGVTKRTLTCAWRKLWPEVVSETDFERLEPEAAVVEEIVSLGKSMGLDVDEGDINELMEEHSEELTTQELKELLTQQHTEVLQEIDDTEEEEEVISVSEIKEMLGVWEKLSDFIQKKHLEKIATGRAMELFNDTCLTHFRNILKGRMKQISLDRFLSKTVDERDESVAKRAKISK
- the LOC132233170 gene encoding tigger transposable element-derived protein 1 isoform X1, whose translation is MAQVAVSSLPMENEASSESRMEVTFLMSALESLCKELAKSRVEVACIAMYEAEVFVVGTEKGRAFASARMDLQMDFAKYCAAEGLPETKPLSPGKGMQLNSGETEILRKAVADYFCLCYGKALGTTAMVPVPYEKMLRDQSAVGVEGLPEGVAFQHPENYDLETLKWILEYKAGISFTINRPFLGPADPQGGPGVLTDAERAMSLASESGGPIHVKMEPMEDSGISLKAAAASVKKESEDPNYYQYNMQESHRSSAINEVIEMQLPMEGNTNPSNTTSSAAGVEDLNIVQVTIPDNEKERLSSMEKIKQLREQVNDLFSRKFGEAIGVDFPVKVPYRKITFNPGCVVIDGMPPGVVFKAPGYLEISSLRRILDAAEFIKFTVIRPLPGLEFNNVILQNFGFSTMDLKKVSAKDSAERKKRMMCIELKKEIIAKHDQGVRVIDLAKQYERSTSTICTILKQKESIQATTPAKGIKIISKQRTSTHENMEKLLMVWLTEKQLAGETVTKAVICEKARAIYADLLQQTPGTSMDEASGEPFKASRGWFENFKKRTGIHSVVRHGEAASADIKAGEDHLKTFAEIIAAEGYIPQQVFNCDETGLFWKRMPRRTYITAEEKRLPGHQPMKDRLTLALCANASGDCKIKPLLVYHSENPRAFKSHKILKEKLQVMWRANPRAWVTRQIFVEWVNLVFGPGVKKYLQENNLPLQALLVLDNAPAHPPNLEDDILEEFKFIKVLYLPPNITPILQPMEQQVVSNFKKLFTKHLFRHCFEVTESTNLTLREFWKDHYNIVTCLRIIDMAWQGVTKRTLTCAWRKLWPEVVSETDFERLEPEAAVVEEIVSLGKSMGLDVDEGDINELMEEHSEELTTQELKELLTQQHTEVLQEIDDTEEEEEVISVSEIKEMLGVWEKLSDFIQKKHLEKIATGRAMELFNDTCLTHFRNILKGRMKQISLDRFLSKTVDERDESVAKRAKISK